From Solanum lycopersicum chromosome 8, SLM_r2.1, the proteins below share one genomic window:
- the LOC101253508 gene encoding phytochrome-interacting ankyrin-repeat protein 2: protein MEEDQVGSTRRSRRMRITAGDTDDRGWTPLHIVARKGDLKQVRRLLNEGMDANVMAGGPKSFGMTPLHLAAKGGHVRVMDELLERGADIDARAKGACAWTPLHHAAKEKKKKAIKFLIRNGAFLPDDISDTRFNPPLHYCPGLEWAYEEMKLLQLESSSSGEASYSSEN, encoded by the exons ATGGAGGAGGATCAGGTTGGTTCGACTCGACGATCGAGAAGAATGCGTATAACTGCAGGTGATACGGATGATCGCGGTTGGACTCCACTTCACATTGTTGCTCGGAAAGGTGACCTGAAACAG GTTAGAAGGCTTCTTAATGAAGGTATGGATGCAAATGTGATGGCAGGAGGCCCAAAATCATTTGGTATGACCCCACTTCATCTTGCTGCTAAGGGAGGTCACGTGAGAGTTATGGATGAATTACTTGAGAGGGGTGCTGATATCGATGCTCGAGCCAAGGGTGCATGTGCAT GGACTCCTCTCCATCATGCTgcgaaagagaaaaagaagaaagcgATTAAATTCTTGATTAGAAATGGTGCATTTTTGCCAGATGACATCTCTGACACCAGGTTCAATCCACCACTTCATTATTGTCCTGGTCTTGAATGGGCATATGAGGAGATGAAGCTGCTTCAGCTAGAGAGTTCATCATCTGGCGAGGCCTCCTACAGCTCGGAAAACTGA